A region of Allocoleopsis franciscana PCC 7113 DNA encodes the following proteins:
- a CDS encoding iron uptake porin, whose product MPKILWDSFVGAAFGVSICALSASADITTPEVLMGEEGSVESTEFPVSVSPLAESKSLDVQEPSVSDSLAVSSPELEITNPEVETPTAPAPSEVFSPQVTPDNAPSVDSLHLSEEESSNGAMEQVTSVSQLSDVQPTDWAYEALRSLVERYGCIAGYPDGTFRGNRAMTRYEFAAGLNACMNQIERLIAANTANFVTKEDLATLQRLVDEFRSELGALQGRVDTLEARTTQLETQQFSTTTKLSGEAIFAITDVLSGDSDPFNVGITRNNTVFANRVRLNLLTSFTGNDVLHTRLESGNFPHPQRPRAFRYGADPILSDFGILGSTPEGGQTFNIGATEPPGSVALGLLSYKFSVGQNLRVAIFGNLGEHPDYLPTTFSTWADDDGGTGSISTFAQYSPIYRIGVGAGAGLNYSFSPSVSLSLGYLAAEANIPESLSAANLRGGGLFSGRYGALAQLTFQPNDNIALGLTYNHSYSAGLPLFFNDVGTTSANVNITLTSPSLRYSADSFGVAGMWRVTPGFAVNGWFVYTNVKGKPPVGDEGGSADVFSYAVSLAFPDLGKRGNLGGIVVGVPPYATRIGIAPSLQDLFGTNDAVKLIPNRAIPLHIEAFYKYQLTDNISITPGVIWLTAPNQTTTNSDVVIGTLRTTFTF is encoded by the coding sequence ATGCCAAAAATCTTGTGGGATTCCTTTGTGGGTGCTGCTTTCGGAGTGTCGATTTGTGCGCTATCTGCCAGCGCCGACATCACTACCCCAGAAGTGCTGATGGGGGAAGAAGGGAGTGTAGAAAGTACAGAATTCCCTGTGTCTGTCTCTCCCTTAGCGGAATCAAAGAGTCTCGATGTGCAGGAACCGTCGGTTTCCGATTCCTTAGCTGTTTCTTCCCCAGAGTTAGAAATCACCAATCCTGAAGTAGAAACCCCGACTGCACCAGCACCATCAGAAGTCTTCTCACCGCAAGTAACACCGGACAACGCGCCTTCGGTTGACTCTCTCCATCTCTCTGAGGAAGAGTCGTCTAATGGGGCAATGGAACAAGTCACCTCTGTGTCTCAGCTATCTGATGTTCAACCCACAGATTGGGCGTATGAGGCATTGCGAAGCTTAGTTGAACGCTATGGCTGTATTGCAGGGTATCCCGACGGTACCTTTCGAGGCAACCGGGCAATGACGCGCTACGAATTTGCCGCCGGATTGAATGCCTGTATGAATCAAATCGAGCGTTTAATTGCGGCAAACACCGCTAACTTTGTAACCAAAGAAGACTTAGCTACCCTGCAACGCTTAGTTGACGAATTTCGCAGCGAATTAGGAGCATTGCAAGGTCGGGTGGATACGTTAGAAGCGCGAACTACCCAACTGGAAACTCAGCAGTTTTCCACCACCACAAAGCTATCCGGTGAAGCAATTTTTGCCATTACTGATGTGTTGAGTGGAGATTCTGACCCATTTAATGTTGGCATCACCCGCAACAATACGGTATTTGCTAATCGGGTACGCCTAAACTTACTCACCAGCTTTACGGGTAACGATGTCTTACACACCCGTTTGGAATCGGGGAATTTCCCCCATCCCCAGCGTCCGCGTGCATTTCGCTACGGTGCTGACCCCATCCTGAGTGATTTCGGGATACTGGGAAGCACGCCAGAAGGAGGACAGACGTTCAATATCGGGGCAACTGAACCGCCGGGAAGTGTGGCATTAGGTCTTCTCAGCTACAAATTCTCAGTGGGGCAAAATCTCCGCGTTGCTATTTTCGGCAACTTGGGTGAACATCCAGATTATCTTCCCACTACCTTCAGCACTTGGGCAGATGACGATGGAGGAACGGGTTCCATCTCTACCTTTGCTCAGTACAGCCCGATTTACCGCATTGGTGTGGGTGCAGGTGCAGGGTTAAATTACAGCTTTAGTCCTAGTGTCAGCCTCAGTCTGGGGTATCTAGCGGCGGAAGCGAACATTCCAGAGAGTTTGAGTGCAGCTAATCTTCGTGGGGGCGGTTTGTTTAGCGGTAGATATGGAGCGCTAGCGCAGTTAACTTTTCAACCTAATGACAATATAGCGCTGGGTCTAACCTACAATCACAGCTACTCGGCGGGACTACCGCTTTTTTTCAATGATGTGGGTACAACGTCAGCTAATGTCAATATTACACTCACGTCCCCTTCGTTGCGATACTCGGCGGATTCCTTTGGTGTCGCTGGGATGTGGCGAGTGACGCCAGGGTTTGCGGTTAATGGTTGGTTTGTCTATACCAACGTCAAGGGTAAACCCCCGGTAGGGGACGAAGGCGGGAGTGCGGATGTGTTCAGTTATGCGGTTTCCCTGGCATTCCCCGATTTAGGTAAACGCGGAAATCTCGGTGGAATTGTGGTGGGTGTTCCTCCTTATGCCACCCGAATTGGAATTGCGCCTTCTCTCCAAGACCTTTTTGGGACAAATGATGCTGTTAAACTCATTCCTAATCGAGCAATTCCATTGCACATCGAAGCCTTTTACAAATATCAACTGACGGATAATATCTCGATTACACCAGGCGTGATTTGGCTAACAGCACCTAATCAAACAACGACGAATTCTGATGTGGTCATTGGCACACTTCGGACTACATTCACGTTTTAG
- a CDS encoding type 2 lanthipeptide synthetase LanM family protein, producing the protein MMSQDCFQAGNWYQALKLTERVASLGVRGRQIAENGYNAELAERRIQRWRSQKPLTKPVFFDAKLTQEGITEQEFRFLLGESMRSLAERFPTIPEWLREIEQAFSTADCSNLKSVITSDNFLCAIAPLIHQGINRLQAGLQAIEVNQKSRNNVGNGEWGMGSGERNALFPTPLLLSSKLPFDSNSILSILLADLPQHLLWMLTPTMVLELNVARLQGLLSGETAQERYLSFLQRLQEQDVAIQLLQDYPVLARQLALCIQQHIEVKLEFIQRLCTDWAAICTAFSPDKEPGVLEQINCSISDNHNGGRSVVIAKFQSGFKVVYKPKPLAVDVHFQDLLYWINQKADFLPLKPLKIINCGTYGWVEFIESSSCSHQSQIERFYQRMGGYLALLYALDATDFHLENLIASGEHPMPIDLETLFQPRKVEPNSPEAIFIANQRMAQSVFRVGLLPQRLWRQGESAGIEVSGIGATDGQIMPERILTLAGKGTDEMRMIRQQIPLPESQNRPRLHEAQVNVLDYKEAIITGFTTIYQFLMKHRDELLAQDGLLTRFASDEVRVVLRESRTYALLLRESFHPDVLRDALNRDRLFDRLWVDVENRSYLTQLIKAEQESLWQGDIPKFTTYPNSRELRLNEQEQIPDFFETSGMEQVRHRIQQLNPEDLAWQVRLIESSLYTLGMDAEAVEWVSVSLPEIPTIPEQETLTSELLQTACTIAECLESLALRDGEMASWIGIRLMGKHHWAVAPLGWSLFDGIPGIALFFAYLGEITQESRYTKLAQQALFTLQRQVEYDRSIITSIGAFDGWGGLIYTLTHLGSLWRQPQLLNQALEWVDILPGLIENDNQLDIIGGAAGCIGALVALYQSIPDERIKAVAIQCGDHLLGGAKGNRIISQNQAMEQGRAWMPGDGTNPLTGFSHGAAGMAWALLELATLTGEERFRSSAVGAITDERSLFSPDTKNWLNQPGERDTFSVAWSYGAPGIGLARLHSLKHLEDAQIPLEINTALETTLAHGFCGNHSLCNGMLGNLEFLLQVSQTPNYSTWHSPVTRLAASILESLRQQGWCCGVPLGVETLGLMTGLAGIGYGLLRLAAPDKIPSILVLSPPNTILD; encoded by the coding sequence ATGATGAGTCAAGACTGTTTTCAAGCTGGGAACTGGTATCAGGCGTTGAAATTGACCGAAAGGGTGGCATCTTTGGGGGTAAGGGGGCGTCAGATTGCCGAAAATGGGTATAACGCAGAATTGGCTGAACGGCGAATTCAACGCTGGCGATCGCAAAAACCCTTGACAAAACCTGTTTTTTTTGATGCCAAGCTCACTCAAGAGGGGATAACGGAACAAGAGTTTCGCTTTCTTTTAGGGGAATCAATGCGATCGCTTGCTGAACGTTTTCCCACTATTCCAGAATGGCTCAGAGAAATTGAGCAGGCTTTTTCTACTGCTGATTGTTCTAATTTAAAATCTGTTATTACGTCCGATAACTTTCTGTGTGCGATCGCCCCACTCATTCATCAAGGGATTAACCGCTTACAGGCAGGACTTCAAGCCATTGAAGTTAACCAAAAATCTAGAAACAATGTGGGGAATGGGGAATGGGGAATGGGGAGTGGGGAAAGAAATGCCTTATTCCCTACTCCCTTACTTTTATCATCCAAACTGCCTTTCGATTCCAACAGCATTTTATCTATATTATTGGCAGATTTACCCCAGCATTTACTCTGGATGTTGACTCCGACGATGGTGCTAGAACTCAACGTAGCACGTCTGCAAGGGCTATTATCTGGTGAAACTGCCCAAGAGCGATACTTAAGCTTTTTACAACGTCTCCAAGAGCAAGACGTAGCAATACAACTGTTACAAGACTATCCGGTTCTTGCTCGTCAACTTGCACTCTGCATTCAGCAACACATTGAGGTAAAGCTTGAATTTATTCAACGGCTTTGTACAGATTGGGCAGCAATTTGCACGGCTTTCAGTCCTGACAAAGAACCGGGGGTATTGGAACAAATTAATTGCAGTATCAGCGATAACCATAATGGTGGGCGTTCTGTAGTTATTGCTAAATTTCAGTCAGGCTTTAAGGTCGTCTATAAGCCAAAACCTTTAGCGGTAGATGTCCATTTTCAAGACCTTCTCTATTGGATTAATCAAAAGGCTGATTTTCTGCCATTAAAACCTTTAAAGATTATTAACTGTGGAACTTATGGTTGGGTAGAATTTATTGAATCATCAAGTTGCAGCCATCAGTCGCAAATCGAGCGTTTTTATCAACGAATGGGAGGATACTTAGCGTTATTGTATGCACTTGATGCGACAGACTTTCACTTAGAAAACTTAATTGCATCGGGGGAACATCCCATGCCCATTGATTTGGAAACCCTATTCCAGCCGCGTAAAGTTGAACCCAACTCCCCCGAAGCAATTTTTATAGCAAATCAGCGAATGGCTCAGTCCGTGTTTCGCGTTGGCTTACTGCCTCAGCGGTTATGGAGACAGGGGGAATCTGCGGGGATTGAAGTGAGTGGAATTGGTGCAACTGATGGTCAAATAATGCCGGAGCGGATTCTTACTTTGGCGGGGAAAGGAACTGATGAAATGCGAATGATTCGGCAGCAAATTCCCCTACCAGAAAGCCAAAATCGACCGCGATTGCATGAGGCACAAGTGAATGTTTTAGACTACAAAGAGGCAATCATCACCGGATTTACAACGATATATCAATTTTTGATGAAACACCGGGATGAACTATTAGCACAGGATGGACTTTTAACTCGTTTTGCCTCGGATGAAGTGCGTGTAGTTTTGCGTGAAAGTCGAACCTATGCTTTATTATTGCGAGAGAGTTTTCATCCCGATGTTTTACGGGATGCTTTAAATCGCGATCGCTTATTCGATCGCCTGTGGGTGGATGTGGAAAATCGCTCTTATCTGACACAGCTAATCAAAGCAGAACAAGAGTCATTATGGCAGGGAGACATTCCTAAATTCACCACTTACCCCAATTCCCGTGAACTTAGGCTGAATGAACAAGAGCAAATTCCTGATTTTTTTGAGACATCAGGGATGGAACAGGTGCGGCATCGTATACAACAGTTGAACCCAGAAGATTTAGCGTGGCAAGTGAGGTTAATCGAGAGTTCTCTCTATACTCTAGGAATGGACGCTGAGGCAGTAGAATGGGTAAGTGTTTCTTTGCCTGAAATTCCGACAATTCCTGAGCAAGAAACCTTAACTTCAGAACTTTTACAAACCGCTTGTACGATTGCTGAATGCTTGGAATCATTGGCGTTACGCGATGGAGAAATGGCGAGTTGGATTGGCATCAGACTTATGGGTAAACACCATTGGGCTGTTGCTCCTTTAGGATGGAGTTTGTTTGATGGTATCCCTGGAATTGCCTTATTTTTTGCCTATTTGGGAGAAATTACTCAAGAATCACGCTATACAAAACTTGCTCAACAGGCTCTCTTTACATTACAACGTCAGGTTGAGTACGATCGCTCTATTATTACCTCCATTGGTGCCTTTGATGGGTGGGGAGGGTTGATTTACACTCTGACGCATTTGGGGAGTTTGTGGCGTCAACCCCAATTGTTGAATCAAGCCTTGGAGTGGGTGGATATCCTGCCTGGATTGATTGAGAATGATAATCAACTGGATATCATCGGCGGGGCTGCGGGTTGTATTGGGGCGTTGGTAGCTCTATATCAGAGTATTCCGGATGAGCGGATTAAAGCGGTTGCGATTCAATGTGGCGATCACCTTTTAGGTGGTGCCAAAGGCAATCGCATAATATCCCAAAATCAAGCAATGGAACAGGGTAGAGCTTGGATGCCTGGAGACGGAACTAACCCCTTAACTGGATTTTCTCACGGTGCCGCAGGGATGGCTTGGGCGCTGTTGGAATTAGCTACATTAACGGGAGAGGAACGTTTTCGCTCTTCAGCAGTTGGTGCAATAACTGATGAGCGCAGTTTATTTTCTCCTGATACTAAAAATTGGTTAAATCAGCCTGGGGAGCGGGATACATTTAGCGTTGCCTGGAGTTATGGTGCCCCTGGAATTGGATTAGCACGGTTACATTCCCTCAAACACTTGGAAGATGCACAAATTCCCCTGGAGATTAATACTGCCTTAGAAACAACGCTTGCTCATGGCTTTTGTGGAAATCATTCGTTGTGTAACGGGATGCTGGGTAATCTGGAATTTCTCTTACAAGTGAGTCAAACTCCTAATTATTCAACTTGGCATTCTCCAGTTACTCGCCTTGCCGCCAGTATCCTAGAAAGCCTTCGCCAGCAGGGTTGGTGTTGCGGAGTACCCTTAGGAGTTGAAACACTAGGGTTAATGACTGGTTTGGCAGGAATCGGTTACGGATTGCTGCGTCTTGCTGCACCTGACAAAATTCCTTCCATCTTGGTACTTTCCCCTCCCAACACCATTTTAGACTGA
- a CDS encoding metal ABC transporter substrate-binding protein yields the protein MIHSKTSLQPSSNFVRRFSVAVVSAIAVSLGSCQTNAPTTNTDSQAQSTTAATTDELQVVTTFLPITQFTKAVAGDRAEVTQLLPTNVGPHDFQARPEDAQKLAKADVLVQNGLEMEEFLEDLVKNAGNANLKVIDSSQGVKTIANEATEGHDHNHGANEKAEAGHGHEHGKYNPHVWLDPKRAIEQVENIRDGLIAADPGGKETYTANAAAYIQQLRDLDAEITKKLQPYAGKTFVAFHDFAPYFAQSYNLKANFLVDVPEENPSPNDVKRVTDEVKESNLKAILTEPQAGENAFAGLAKDLNVKISTFNPIETGGSEALEPNYYITTMRQNVQSLVTAFGGSTQSVLPIWMPQPVAVVPQRVGFRF from the coding sequence ATGATTCATTCAAAAACAAGTTTACAACCATCCAGCAATTTCGTTCGTCGGTTTTCCGTAGCGGTTGTATCGGCGATCGCCGTTAGTTTAGGCAGTTGCCAAACGAATGCACCGACAACAAACACAGATTCACAAGCACAATCGACGACTGCCGCAACAACGGATGAGTTGCAAGTGGTGACAACGTTTTTACCGATCACTCAGTTTACAAAAGCCGTGGCGGGCGATCGCGCCGAAGTGACACAGCTACTGCCAACCAATGTCGGCCCCCATGATTTTCAGGCAAGACCAGAGGATGCCCAAAAGCTGGCTAAAGCCGATGTGCTGGTGCAGAACGGGCTGGAGATGGAGGAATTTCTGGAAGATCTGGTCAAGAATGCGGGCAATGCTAATCTGAAAGTGATTGATTCCAGTCAGGGCGTGAAAACGATCGCCAATGAAGCGACCGAGGGGCATGACCATAATCATGGCGCAAATGAAAAAGCAGAAGCTGGACATGGACACGAGCATGGAAAATACAATCCTCATGTCTGGCTCGATCCCAAACGTGCCATTGAACAAGTTGAAAACATTCGAGATGGACTGATTGCGGCTGACCCTGGTGGAAAGGAAACCTACACGGCAAACGCAGCAGCTTATATCCAACAACTGCGAGATTTAGATGCTGAAATCACAAAAAAACTGCAACCCTATGCGGGTAAAACCTTTGTTGCCTTCCATGACTTTGCCCCGTACTTTGCTCAAAGCTATAACTTGAAAGCCAATTTTCTGGTAGATGTGCCGGAAGAAAATCCATCGCCGAATGATGTCAAACGGGTGACGGATGAAGTGAAGGAATCTAATCTCAAAGCGATTCTGACGGAACCCCAGGCTGGAGAAAATGCGTTTGCAGGGTTGGCAAAGGATCTAAATGTCAAGATCAGCACTTTTAATCCGATTGAAACTGGTGGTTCCGAAGCACTGGAACCGAACTATTACATCACAACCATGCGTCAGAACGTGCAGAGTTTGGTCACTGCTTTTGGTGGTTCAACCCAGTCTGTGTTGCCGATCTGGATGCCTCAGCCTGTTGCAGTAGTGCCACAGCGAGTTGGGTTTAGGTTTTAG
- a CDS encoding Fur family transcriptional regulator, whose protein sequence is MKSDSSSQESATHSPRLTRNQQAVLDVLHQQADARSAQELYSLLRERQAIGLATVYRALETLKLHGLIKSRMSANGEAFYSPVAPDQHYLTCLQCGQSFPLDHCPVQELETHLQPSVPFKIYYHTLEFFGLCEPCTHQIS, encoded by the coding sequence GTGAAAAGTGACTCTTCATCTCAAGAAAGTGCAACCCACTCACCCCGCCTGACTCGCAATCAGCAAGCGGTACTCGATGTGCTGCACCAGCAAGCGGATGCCCGCTCAGCCCAGGAGTTGTATAGCCTGCTGCGTGAACGACAGGCGATCGGGCTGGCAACGGTGTATCGGGCATTAGAAACCTTGAAGTTGCATGGATTAATCAAAAGTCGGATGAGTGCAAACGGCGAAGCATTCTACAGTCCTGTTGCACCCGATCAGCACTACCTCACCTGCTTGCAATGTGGCCAGTCGTTTCCACTCGACCACTGCCCGGTACAGGAATTAGAAACTCACTTACAGCCCTCCGTTCCGTTCAAAATCTACTATCACACCCTGGAATTTTTCGGACTCTGTGAACCCTGCACCCATCAAATATCTTAG
- a CDS encoding 2OG-Fe(II) oxygenase, with product MEPVHQFLHQLKQDQKLREELAETLRVENDWNVATHIAEKYGYKFTSKKLWETIQERQQKGETWEDEPQPAIGVENASIQLDNFLTAEDNHHLLEYALQHESDFVSSLTVDLDDTLHLSPNHRRSLMLPSCSDVVEGVIHRIHQVLPEVRNQLLLPSFPISGIDASLTAHNDGHFYRLHKDNNSIRLATREITFVYYFCKEPKPFTGGELRIYYNQVKKNLFAFKLIEPRNNSIVFFPSRYLHEILPVHCPFQNFADSRFTINGWIEQQVGSSRGANFRDLMLTLMVMISRSQKNQMLSSFGT from the coding sequence ATGGAACCCGTTCATCAGTTCTTACATCAACTGAAACAAGACCAAAAACTCCGAGAAGAATTAGCCGAAACGCTTAGAGTAGAAAACGATTGGAACGTTGCCACTCATATAGCGGAAAAATATGGATACAAATTTACCAGCAAGAAACTCTGGGAAACTATTCAGGAACGCCAGCAAAAAGGCGAAACCTGGGAAGACGAACCCCAACCTGCGATCGGAGTAGAAAATGCTAGTATTCAGCTCGACAACTTTCTGACAGCAGAGGACAATCATCACCTCCTAGAATATGCCCTACAACATGAGTCAGATTTTGTCAGTAGCTTAACGGTTGACCTTGATGATACTTTGCACCTATCACCAAATCATCGTCGCTCTTTAATGTTGCCATCATGCTCCGATGTAGTTGAAGGGGTTATCCATCGTATTCACCAAGTTCTCCCAGAGGTGAGGAATCAATTATTGCTGCCATCTTTTCCTATTTCCGGAATTGATGCCTCCCTAACGGCTCATAATGATGGACATTTTTACAGATTGCACAAAGATAATAACTCTATCCGTCTGGCAACGAGAGAAATTACCTTTGTTTACTATTTTTGTAAAGAACCTAAACCCTTTACAGGTGGAGAGTTACGAATTTATTACAACCAGGTTAAGAAAAATTTATTTGCTTTTAAACTAATAGAACCTCGAAACAATAGTATTGTCTTCTTTCCGAGTCGCTACCTACATGAAATTTTACCCGTGCATTGTCCTTTTCAAAATTTTGCCGATAGTCGATTCACCATTAACGGTTGGATTGAACAACAGGTAGGTAGCAGTAGAGGCGCAAATTTCCGGGACTTAATGTTAACGTTGATGGTGATGATTTCAAGGAGTCAAAAAAACCAAATGCTCTCCAGCTTTGGAACCTAG
- a CDS encoding metal ABC transporter ATP-binding protein, with protein sequence MQDIVLAVERLTVYRETYAAVQDVSFSLEAGTDTAIVGPNGAGKSTLVQAILGILPRLAGNVFILGQPLSRKGSLAPQIRQQIAYLPQNFLFDRRIPITVEELVGLGWDRLGFQVPWVNSRKRRHAVRDALAKVDALHLRQQPISGLSGGETKRVLLAYCLVYPRRLLILDEAPAGLDMRGETEFYQLLYQLKQEEGWTILQISHDLNMVRRHCDRVLCLNRTLLCQGTPEVALSPDNLSAAYGSEFVRYHHHC encoded by the coding sequence TTGCAAGACATTGTACTCGCAGTTGAGCGGCTCACGGTTTATCGAGAAACCTACGCGGCGGTGCAGGATGTTTCCTTCTCTCTTGAGGCAGGCACCGATACGGCGATCGTCGGTCCGAATGGGGCGGGCAAAAGTACGCTGGTGCAAGCCATTCTGGGCATTCTGCCACGTCTTGCTGGGAACGTTTTCATCCTGGGGCAACCGTTGAGCCGCAAAGGTTCACTCGCGCCGCAAATCCGTCAACAGATTGCCTACCTGCCGCAAAACTTCCTGTTCGATCGCCGCATTCCCATAACGGTTGAGGAACTGGTGGGCTTGGGCTGGGATAGGTTGGGATTCCAGGTGCCCTGGGTAAACAGTAGAAAACGTCGTCATGCTGTTCGAGACGCTTTAGCCAAGGTAGATGCACTCCATCTTAGACAGCAACCGATCAGTGGGCTTTCTGGGGGTGAAACGAAGCGGGTATTGCTAGCATATTGCCTGGTTTACCCACGTCGATTGTTGATTCTGGATGAAGCTCCGGCAGGATTGGATATGCGCGGCGAAACTGAGTTTTATCAACTGCTCTATCAACTTAAGCAAGAGGAAGGCTGGACAATTTTGCAAATCTCCCACGATTTAAACATGGTGCGGCGACATTGCGATCGCGTTCTCTGCCTCAATCGCACTTTACTTTGTCAGGGAACGCCAGAAGTTGCCCTTTCTCCCGACAATCTTTCTGCTGCCTATGGCTCTGAATTCGTTCGCTATCACCATCACTGTTAG
- the hemB gene encoding porphobilinogen synthase: MSLTETSTPAPQTPQAAIEPSDSGRQANSTVPAIIHRPRRLRRTETLRRMVRENVLRVEDLIYPLFVMEGEGQREEVPSMPGCYRYTLDLLLDEVKQAYELGIGAIALFPLIPYEQKDNAGTESYNPDGLIPRAVRAIKQAVPNILVITDVALDPYSSEGHDGIVQDGKILNDETVAVLVKQALVQAEAGADFVAPSDMMDGRVGAIRRVLDAEGWINVGILAYSAKYASAYYGPFRDALDSAPKFGDKKTYQMDAANAREAIKEVDLDIAEGADIVMVKPALAYLDIICQIKQHTNLPVAAYNVSGEYAMVKAAAQQGWIDEKKVILETLTSMKRAGADLILTYFAKDVALMLQS, from the coding sequence ATGAGCCTGACTGAAACCTCAACGCCCGCACCTCAAACTCCACAGGCAGCAATCGAACCCTCTGATTCTGGTCGTCAAGCCAACTCTACGGTGCCAGCAATCATACACCGTCCTCGGCGCTTGCGGCGAACTGAAACCCTGCGCCGTATGGTGCGGGAGAATGTTCTGCGGGTCGAAGATTTGATCTATCCGCTGTTTGTGATGGAAGGGGAGGGGCAGCGGGAAGAAGTACCATCGATGCCCGGTTGCTACCGCTACACGCTGGATCTGCTACTTGATGAGGTAAAGCAGGCGTATGAGTTGGGAATTGGTGCGATCGCCCTATTTCCCCTGATTCCCTACGAGCAGAAAGACAATGCTGGCACTGAGAGCTATAACCCAGACGGCTTAATTCCCCGTGCTGTCCGAGCCATTAAACAAGCCGTCCCCAATATTTTGGTCATCACTGACGTTGCCCTCGATCCCTACAGCAGTGAGGGGCATGATGGCATTGTGCAGGATGGCAAGATTCTCAACGATGAAACGGTTGCGGTGCTGGTGAAGCAGGCGCTTGTGCAGGCAGAAGCCGGAGCTGATTTCGTTGCCCCTTCGGACATGATGGATGGTCGGGTGGGCGCAATTCGTCGGGTACTAGATGCGGAGGGATGGATTAACGTGGGCATTCTCGCCTATTCCGCAAAATATGCCTCGGCATACTATGGGCCGTTCCGAGATGCTCTAGACTCAGCTCCCAAGTTCGGCGATAAGAAAACTTATCAAATGGATGCTGCAAATGCTAGAGAAGCGATCAAAGAGGTCGATCTAGACATTGCAGAAGGGGCAGATATTGTCATGGTCAAGCCTGCTCTTGCTTATCTAGATATCATCTGTCAAATCAAACAGCATACGAATTTACCTGTTGCAGCCTACAACGTCAGCGGAGAATACGCGATGGTCAAAGCGGCAGCTCAGCAGGGCTGGATTGATGAGAAAAAAGTGATTTTAGAGACGCTGACGAGCATGAAGCGAGCCGGTGCAGACTTGATTCTGACTTATTTTGCCAAAGATGTGGCGTTGATGTTGCAGTCGTGA
- a CDS encoding type II toxin-antitoxin system VapC family toxin — protein sequence MAIYFLDSSALVKRYISETGSAWVLGLFDPTLDNEFFVAAITGVEIVAAITRRTRNGSISAADAKLVCNQLRNDLQTDYQVVEIIEGLINSGMALAETHGLRGYDAVQLAAGYAVNELCIANGLPSIILVSADDELNLAAVNEGLLVENPNDHP from the coding sequence ATGGCAATCTACTTTCTAGATAGTAGTGCGCTGGTTAAGAGATACATCAGTGAAACTGGTTCAGCTTGGGTTTTGGGGTTATTCGATCCGACGCTAGACAATGAATTTTTTGTTGCAGCAATTACAGGGGTTGAAATTGTTGCAGCAATTACACGAAGGACACGTAATGGCAGTATCAGTGCCGCAGATGCAAAGTTAGTCTGTAATCAATTGCGGAATGATTTACAAACAGACTACCAAGTTGTTGAAATTATAGAAGGACTTATTAATTCTGGGATGGCACTGGCTGAGACACACGGATTACGAGGGTATGATGCTGTTCAGTTAGCAGCAGGATATGCAGTGAATGAGCTTTGTATCGCTAATGGTTTGCCATCCATTATTCTTGTATCCGCAGACGATGAATTGAATTTAGCTGCTGTTAACGAAGGGCTATTGGTTGAAAACCCAAATGACCATCCATAG